One Ctenopharyngodon idella isolate HZGC_01 chromosome 3, HZGC01, whole genome shotgun sequence genomic window, ttttcagcatcattactcggtgtcttcagtgtcacatgatccttcagaaatcattttaatatgatgatttgctgctcggaacatttcttattatcatcaatgttgaaaaccgttgTGCTGCGTAATATGTGTGTGGAAAtcttcatgcatttttacacatttatttgaaaaatagaacagcatttatttgaaatagacatcttttgcaacaatgtaaaattctttactgtcacttttgatcagtttaatgtgtccttgctgaataaaagtattaatatctttCCAAGCAAtattaccgaccccaaacatttgaacagtagtgtagttAGTTAGATTACTTATTTTGTCCTTTTGTCTCTTAATTtgataaattgtattttttgtgtgtgtgtttaattaagGATTATTGCTGGACAATAATAACATCACCCAAATTTGAGTAAAAAAGTCagttctgaaaaaaagaaaagaaaaaaaaaaaaaaacataaaatggcCTATCaacatgcattttgaatgtCTGTTCCTCTGTTCTCCTTCAGTCCCAGCCTGAGGAACCTGCTCCAGTGGAAACACCTCCAGATGAAGTGAAGGAGCCAGTTGTAGACAATGAATCTGAGCCATACCCAGAAGAAGACATCTCTGAGGAAGAGGACGAGGATGACGATGACGAAGATGATTATCATGAAGAAGATGATAAGGTGAGAGGGTATATCACACAGAAAACCTGAGCAAGCATTAACTTCAGTGATGTTTACATCTGCAGTGACATTTTGAGTCTTCTATTAACACTTCTTTGCTTGACATTTAACGTCCTTAACCTTTAACTCATGTCCTAAGGCACAGTGGCAAAGGTCTTGCAACATAGTGTGTCATAACTCATGCTCACCGTACTGTGCAGGTGTAAAAATATATGTCTTCATTTGAACGTGGCTGTGTGTTGTGCAGGCGCCGCCCACCGTTAGGACTCCAGAGAAAAGTCAAGACGACGAGGAAGCCATGCCACCCTACGACGCGGACACCCAGGTCCTCATCGATGGTTGGTTCAACGGCCAGTCTGGAGGCTATTTATTGTTACATTACAGAGAAATACGATTGTACTTGATCAGTTTTAGTCAGTTGTTCTTTGTTTCCCTCTGCTGACCAACTGTTTTCTGGTTCACAGCTGCTCAGAAGGCCAGAGATGACTTTGAGGAGGCTGAGAAAGCTCTTCGGGAAATGGATGATCAAATCGGGTTTGTTCAATACTACATTCTTCAAGGAAAGAGGAGTTTGAAATCAAGTGGGAGTGTAGCGAACTGGTTTTTCGTATGCATTTGGAATTCTCATTGGTCATCATATGCCTACAACAGAGTGCATTGAGTTTTCTCAAGTTTGTGTTTATCTGCTATGTTCTTGTGTCCTTGAATTTGATGCATTTGCAATGTTCTCTGATGCTGGTGTGCGGGGGCCCTGCTGCTGAGCACTGTGTTGAGTTTTCCTTTGATTGTGTTGCAGAAATATTGAAAAAGAGCTGTCCTTTGATTTCGGCCCTAATGCTGAGTTCACTTACCTGTACAACCAGTGCTACGAACTTACCACTAGCGAGTAAGTGAAACTAGCATATGttgttttgaaatttaaatttttgtgctatgattagggctgcacgatattggaaaaaaactGATATTGCGATATTTTGTTTCTCTGCGATATGAAAGCGGtttcaccagatgacttgaatagctctgTTTGGAAAGAATGAATCATTCCAGAATCATTGAGGTGATTTTGTAAGGGAATGAATctgcatagaaaataataaacaaattataagcattagataaatacaatagaacatagatactacaaatgaaataaacagtgctttagcCTGTTTTTCAGGcaagtctaacagtattcaggtaccgaaattgaataatcaaatataaaataacactgcatagtcttcactgtataaattaaatataattaatctttgttaaagctacaaaCGAGGTTTTcgctttgtattttgtttaattaacattaatgactcggatagcagcaggtatattaggctgctgtcactttaagagctaatgtgcgcatccaatatactgatacacattccattttttttttctcaattgtttACGTACATGTAAGCCATATgtgactgtgtttacgaggaCACTCGCAGAGACAGgtgttttaacattattttgtgaatgtgtccgttcaagcacaaatACAGGCGGAAGAGAAATGAATTCAGTGTTCATGTGCAGTACAGCACAGAAAAGAGTATGTGAGTTCCGAAATTAGATTTCTTTTGCGTCTTGTTGCGCTCGAATGGcttaaaatcgcttgaatgattaaactgacaggacctaaaacacGATCCCTATACTTGACATCACACATGCAGATGTGCACATCGTGATATCTGCGCTAAAATGatttatcgtgcagccctagctGTGATTGATTTCCATGTTGACTTGTGTGCTCGGTTTGCCTTCAGGTACATCTACAGACTCTGTCCTTTCAATCGGGTTTCACAGAAATCCAAGTACGGAGGCTCAGAGACCAACCTTGGGTAAGAGACCTTGGTGggggaaaaaacattttaaaacagaccCGAGGTAGTTCTCTTTCATAAGTTCACTCGACGCTACGTAGCTATGACGCAATGCATAGATGCAAACTCCTCACCTTTCAGTGACTACTCACCTTTTTGGGATCAAAATAGGCCAGGGGTATTGCCTTGGAATCTAAAAACATTGCAGTTCGGTTACACACTCCAGTTCTGTCGCAACCCCCAACCCCTCCCCACAAGTGGCCTTTTTCAGCAGAGAAACATGAGGAGCAGATGGCGCGTTCGTCAGTATAGGATGGCGACGTAAGAGCGTCGGTGCGGCGCCCGCGCCATCAATATGGCGCAGTAAGTATATGTAAAAATGGTGGGTTCCAGTGTTTCATATGGCATGCGTTCAGCCAATCAatgtacacttacgtcactgttaatcagtgttttggggaaagttacttttaaaagtaatgcattacaatatcgtgttactccctaaagtaactaattgcgttactcggttaatttttatggaaagtaatgcattatattacttttctgggttgggctgtttgtttttataacaaaaaacgttatatttttggcaaatgcaaaggccctttcacacctaaagtgaaatgaataagcctcaggatggatgctgccattctggaatacagaagaataggatgctgGAGAagaataaatgagtaaatgtatgttcacatttagtctagaactacaataaccatcatgtttatacagcgcacacaatgcctctgcacttactcccgatttctctcaacatgtggacaggagagctgtcagtcaataaataggAAAACGAAATAACttgagttacttatttgaaaaagtaactcagatattttgttgtaaatttaaaagtaatgcgttactttactagttacttgaaaaaagtaatccgattacgtaactcgcgttacttgtagtcaccattgtgctgggttagaccctactctgaagtaggagctaatttagtccccCTAAAAGGCATTCCTATAACTAAAATCATTCCCAGTTCCTGCAGTGTGAACATGCAAAAAGTGGGTACTTCCGGcaatagttataggaactatgaaaacgttcctccggtgcgaaagcccctattgtCTAAATTCAGTTGTAGCATTTGATTGATttgaattttagtttttagtgtttttttttttttttttttttttttttttggatcattTGATTTTGGGTCTCTGCAATTTACAGTGTCTGATGTCCAACAGTAGACTACAGTATAGAGCTTTTAATATCGGCCATTTACACCTGATTGGTAAGGCTAAGAAGTCAGCTTAAACCCACTAAGACCAGCAAACTACCTTTAGACCGGTTTAAACAATTTTGTCACCCTATTTGTAATAGCATGCCGTGAGCGTTTTTGACAGTCTTTAATGAGAGATGCTCATGTTTGCAGGTCATGGGGAAGTTGGTCAGGGCCCGAAAATAATAAGTACTTGGTGATGAAATACGAGCATGGCACTGGGTGCTGGCAAGGTCCAAGCAGATCAACTACAGTAAGTACTAGTTCTTTCATTACTTTCACTGTGCCATTCATACTGGGTTTTTCTGCTAAGTGTATCTTTGTGTGGTAGGTGAAGCTGACTTGTGGGAAGGAGACAGTGGTGACCTCGACGTCGGAGCCAAGTCGCTGTGAATATCTGATGGAGTTCACCACTCCTGCAGTGTGCCAAGAGCCAACCAACATTGACCTCTCGCCACATGGCCACGAGGAGCTCTAGACTCTACGCTCTGCTTGTTGCATGGTGCGCCACAAAAATGAATGCATACtttattttagatgtttaaaacACTATTAATGGAAAAACAAGGTCTGTTTTTTTAAGAGACCTGGGTTATCATAGGGTCCAAATTGTTTTTATGtggtttttttttcacactttgAATGTAATGAGGTCTGGGTTTTGCCTTAGTTATGACAGTTTGCTGCCTGCTTTAAAAGATTCTGCTAGCCTTTGTTTAGGCTGAGTGCAACATTATGGAGTGAATGTACAAAAACAACTGCTTTAGTTCTGCCAACAATTGCTTTGTTTCACCAAAGATTGCACTAACCCTGCAATCAACAACATTGTATAATATGAAATTTGGAAAACCTCTTAACTGTCTGGAACAAGTGTGGATGTCTGGAGTATTATATACAAAAGATTGTCTTGTTTTGTCTGGAGATGTTCTTAAAAGCCTGTGACTTTCTCCAGAATGCAATTAGCCTAGCTTGCAAATTTCCTGAGATTAGGCTTTCCATCAACACTGATGCACATGGTGCATTATTATCAATTTATGACCACTAAGTTCAGTTCATTGTGCATTATGTTCTTTAAAATACATgaaatgtttgtgtatgtggTCAAAAATCAATATAAACGTATTTCGCTCTCTCTTTCCTTGTCTGTAGGTTTTTGCTCTGTGGGAACTAGCGAAACTTCATTTCCTGTTCAAGCTGTTTAAGAACCTCTTCCATTTGTTTTGGATCAGCTAAAAGAGGCTGGATGCTGGGAGAGCATTATTTTTGGTaaactgtaatgtttttgttgttgtttttaattgattaaaatcTGATCTCTTCACATTCCATGGATCATGTTGAAATAAATTCAACTTTATATCTGAAAAATTGGTGTGACTTGTTGAAAAAAGACCttagttgtgtcccaaatgactATACACTATACTATTCACTATACACTATGTTCTATACAATATGTACTCTAGAGTatgaatttaaaaggttttgaggtgtccaacattccacacttattaatttttttgtgaattaaaggccctttcacaagaacgataactatattagtatataactatatatatcgttatgtttattataaaacggttagttcctgtccttgattcacaataaaacacggctatgaccacttcacccaacggttttgtgtatcactacacaacacccttagcaaccactcttagcaacgtaaactgtttgttctcagttgatattggtCATTGAagtttactgtattatgtagaagagtattgtgagagaaaTATCGATTGAGCTTATTGAGTTTATTACCtacattcagatttagcattttccttcaggtcagtcctatgttcataataaaaaatctgtttaaatgttcgatgtattatcttgtccttttaacagttaaggagttttcccgtgactgacagtgctagtcaaagcatttgtcagttgcgtcttgttctgtgttcacaacaattcagtcttttcaatgtaaaagtcttcactactgactgacacactcataaagacagtctttgccgccatctaatggcgtaataatgtaacttctgtcgctgttcacggtcagggactatttttttctggcggaaggaaggcttttagtgaaagtttgcttcatgaaagttgcattgatacatatttttggctttaatatttgtattgtgtggtaaccgttttataaaagcagtaaggtacaagaggctgtgctgtatcgtgaataagttgcggctgaaggggttgcaggcactgtGCTTTgcgttgtgcctaacaacgcccttcagctgtgacttattcacgatacagcacagccttgagtaccttattgcttacttataagCAGGCTGCAGTTTTGTCACCTGCCGATGCTttagctctttaaagcaggatggattctgattggctgtcattgttttttatcattctttatcattatcgttatagttatcatccttggtgtgaatgggccttaagtgcatcatccaggtatttaaagtgtactttttcttgTTGGATttgtcagtgtgaacacactactcacACTATTTTACTACAAAATGGCATAGAATAATGCACAAGTACTTGTCTTTACTGTAGGAAATGAACCACCAAAATTggcatttttcagtttaactGAGGTTAATGTTTTACACAGTCAACTCTGAACTTTAGCATTATCTTGTTGCTCATTGGAGTTGTGGACCTGTTCAATATCAAGCTGTTTACTGACAGTGATAATATTGGATGAAGGAATTTCATTTTGTCCTGAATGAATGCAGCAGCATGTGATGAGCTTGTACACAACTCCTCGGAAAAAAAAGCAGGCACAACGCAAACACTGAGATTCATAtcgtttatttttttctggcatgtaaagtacaaataattaaacaattccATGAAAAAGTCCTCAAGCGTCTTCAGCTGAAATCCCAGTAATAAATATCCTAAACTAAACtgaaaggtttatttattttttcccctttgttgtgtgttcgtCTTTGTTCGTTTGTTCATGTTTGGAAGTATGAGATTTTTATTTGTGACACACAGACACTGAGATCAGGAGTTCTGCTTTTGAtcgtttttttattattattaatattattgttcgtttgttttattctgttattgTTCTGTTATTCCTGGAAAATGGTTTCAGAAGAACGTTGCTAAGTAACTCTGTGTCCCTCCTAAATTACCTGACACAAAATACAACTGGTTGAGAACAGAGTGACCACTGACCCCTTTATCTAGCTCAGCGCCTCGCCTGTCCCGTCTCCCCCGCTGCGCTTTCTCCAGCCACGTCTGCTAATTATTGAGTCCTAGCCCCCCAACTGACTCTTTTATTTCCTTGACTGCTCTCTCAGTCGGTTTCACGGCTCTGTATGGCAGCGGGGTGAGGGGTGCTTGGCGAGGGACGCTGAGCCTAAGGCCTGGCTGCGGGACCAGACCGCGCCTCGGCCCGCCACCCCCCCCTTGCCCCAGGCCTCGCCCCGagccctgattcactatggggTTCTGAACGTGGCTGGAAAAACAAGACTGTGATTAGATTAAATAATCAAAACGTTTTCATTTAAcaagacaaacaaaacacaGGCATTAAAGGCATAACATCTAGCACACAGCATGTATGTTTATACACTTCAATTAGTTTAATATAGCAGTGCATTCTTTGCCTATGGAGAACTTTTCCCAAATTGTAATTctaaagcagttttttttttgtttttgtttttttttattttcttttttaatctatttgttccctttaaagaaaaacaaaaaggtgtAACCACATTTTGGCAAAATGAAAAGTATTTAAACTTgcaaatataatgaaataaaccataaatatacacaaaacatACTTTCATACgaggcaataataataatcataataatgataataaatagtttttaagTTAACAATAAGTTAAAACTACAAGCTTAAAGTCGCCCAAATAATACAAGTTCATTGGCgctatattgattttttttttttcagtttaaattatttatgttGCAACAAAAGCTACCACAGACTTTTACAAacacaattaaacacattttgattGAAAAGAAATAATTCTAACTAATTCTAAAACCTGCATACACTGTAAGAACGGCAACTAATTATAAATAATGGAAACAAATATAAGAAATCGTACCcaataaaaggaaacaaaacGAAATATTCGACCCACGTGTGTGTCCTCTATGGCAACATCAACAACACAAATACGCTAAGTTAACGTGTGATTCTGATATGTAAAGGAAATCAATAAATTACAGGAAAAATGATACTCTGAAATCAACATGGGCTAAAACCGATGATATTTTAGACGGTATTCCTTTCACTGTCTTTTAGAATTGCTCTTATTGGTACCATAGACAGCTGTTTGTTTTAGCTTGCATGGTCAGAGCACTAATAAGGGGGCGGAGGAAGGGATAATGGACGTTTTTAGAGACCAGAGCTCTTGGTGCTTGTTTGATTCTTCTAATGAATCTGTtagttaacactttttttttcattttgttgttgttcattaCATTTGATCCTTTCACTATTCTGCAAACCATTTCAGTGTGAcgtttaatttcttttttaaaaaatatatatatcttttgttCTCAGTCAATATAAAAACGAAGCACATTGCACTTACTGTTCCATAGGAaagtttttttgtctttttttaaaatgattattgtaGTTGCTCAAGCGGTGCAGTATGTTTGTTTCCTGCCATTGTCCTTGGCTCTCAGAGGGAATGGGGGAAGTGGTGTAGCTAAAGGGTTCGTTGGGACACTCAGCCAGAGGGACGACGCTAAAGACCCCCCCCTTTCGGACACCAGGCGCACTACTGGGTTGCCCTGGTCACTGTATCTACCCCGTCGCTCATTTTTAGAGGGTGGACGAATCTTTACATTTAGGATTTTTTGTCCCCTCTAGGGCACACCACCGATGAGTTCCAGGATGAGTTGCGTTAGCGTTAGCGAAAGAATAATGTGTTGCGATGTTAATGTGGTGTTGTAAGCTGAGAGGGGTTTCAAGGTGTATCACAGTTTTTATACAATGGGAATGGAAAGAGCTTAGAGACACTCTGATATgttataatgtgtgtgtgtgtgtgtgtaagtgtatatgtatgtgtgtgtgcggtcACACTCTTGCTAATTGTTTCggactgactttttttcccttcatcAGTGACAAAGCTAAGATCCCTTGGTTGGTTAGTGCTTGTGCAAAGGAGCAAAATCAGGTGTTGACGATATGATGGTGGAATAGAGAAGATATGTGTagcagaaattaaataaacaagaaaaaaatgtagacaGTACAATGATAGACGTTTGCCTTGTGTGGTGACTAACTGGCGAATATAATTCACAATGGATTATTGTGTGAGATTTGATTACATTGATAAGTGCAGCTACATTGTATTATGTCAAATTTTCAACCTTTTTTGGTGCACTGAAAATGCTGAAGCGTTAAGGTGATTCTTCGTTTTCGTTTTTTTACCGATACGAGATGAGATGCTCTGGGTTTTCAATGTGACGCCATTTAGAGCTTCACTGCACCGTCATTGAAGCAACATTTTTCACTTTAGAGAAACCGTAGCGTCTTTTTTTTCCTGCGTAATGCATACATTTACCTGTCTgctgattcttttttttcttttttaatgtttcatatgtttctcttttttttttttgtatttttgaaaatgaaatggtTTCACTGCATGTAAGTCTTAGTCCCCAACCCTCCGATCCCCTCCCTTACACCGCAGACTGGCCCTCTCTCCCCAAAGTTGAAAACTCTGAAAATAAAAGCCATGCGGTGTGTCCAAAGATTTCCACGATTTAAGAATCTGTAAAAATGTCGCACAAGGTCTTGTTTTTTTCGtagatataaaaatatattaatctcTAATGTAATCCTTTCAAAGAGATCATTGTCCTCTTTGGCTAACACAGCGTTATTTAGAAAAGCAAAATGTCACTTGATTTGAACACATTTACATCTTTCAGTTCTTTTCTTCATATAATGTGAAGTTTTGCGATTTTTACAGCAATGTCTCTCCCCATGGAAcagtttagtttgttttatcACAGGGCTGTGGACAGCTTGGGCATTGTTGTTACTCAACTGTATCTAGGGATTTTTTCATTTATGAGATGAGTATTTTGAGAAAAGATTCTTTTTGTAGCTCGTGTGGCTGCGACTTGCTTAAAAGGGCCTTGAGGACACAAAATTTGATTTTATGTTTTGATATGTAGCTGTTTAGATGTGCAGGGGCTGCTAAAACCAGTTTGGGAAAAGCGAATTATAATGTGATTCTGTTTAGTGAATGGAGCTAAATGTATCTGAGAAGTTATGAAGAGCAAGGGCGACCAATCCCAGTGGCCCCTGACCTCCATAACGGCTCACATGTACGTCTCAAAGAGCCTTTCCTACTCCCGAGCCATTCAAACCTGTTTAAAATGATCTAATATGGTTCTGGATTTTGCGTTTGGACTTTATAATTGGTTTGAAAGACTTTCAAAAGAATTCCAAATGCCATCGCCATGGGAACACTATCGAAAAATGCCCCTAGTTACACAGACATCTGCATGTGGTGGAATCGATTCTAAATTCTAACTATAAAACTCAGAGTGGAAAGATAGGAGGAGATTCTAGGTCGCCATGTTTTGTGAAGTTTCGCTATGCCCTCCAGTGGAGGTACGtatgtgcgagtgtgtgtgtgtatgtgtgtgttggtgtgcTAGTGTCTCTGTGATGAAAGTTGTCTTTCGGTGTGCTGAGGTGATTGTGATGACCCCCGGGTGACCTCTCGATTTTTGACTACCATCCACACAGTTTGTTCAGTTGCTGTTGGGTTGGACCTCGAGTAAGATGTGTGTTTGGTGCCATAAGGCAAGGTTGCAACCTAATGTAGAGCCAGGAAACCGTATTCAAAGTTCTAGAAAATGCTTACATTTTTGGCTATTATAACCACCTTAAATGTTGAATATATAGttatatcataatatatatgAGAAcactgtttttaatcatttttctctaaaaaaatcactgattcaaaatgCCCAAGTGTAAAAAAGTGACTACATCCTCTGAAGCCAGACAGGAGAGTTACCGGGGCAATAGTTTGGGTAAATTGCACATatttgatttacttttttttttttttcttctgttgaccAGTTCTTACTTTGCCTGAATTCAATTAAATCTCTGCAGACATTCTCTGTCACATTCATTAGACTGTCCCTCCTCTTGGATTTCCCCAGCCTTGCCTCGCACCTCTGCTAATTCAATACAGGCAAACATTGGGAAGGACTAGCATGTTGTGttaagagaaaagaaaaacgaCTCTACTTGTGTATTTTTGTTCGAAACAActaaacgtgtgtgtgtatgtgtgtgtcaaatGTGTGTTAGAGAGAGACTCAGTCCAGGCCCATGTAGAGTGAATGTACAGGGAGCTCAGTAGCTCCCCCTGCATGTTAAAGAGCAGTAGTGACTAGGCCTTCCTTCAAGCCTTGTGCTGCTTGCTGGTCTTGAAGGAGACCTGCAGGACACGGTCGCCCAAGCGGTAGCCGTTCAGGCTGGCGATAGCCATGGCTGCCTCGTCGTAGTTGGTCATGGTGACAAAGCCAAAGCCCTTACATTTGTTGGTGGTGAAGTCACGGATGACCTTGACGTTTGTGACGGCGCCGAACGGCCCGAAGAGCTGCCACAGGACGCTTTCGTCAGCTTCCGGGGACAGGTTGTAGACGAAGATGCACCAGCCAGCTCCAGTGGGCCCGGTCAGGTTGACGCCGGCTAGACTGGTCATGCTGTCAATGGTTATTGGGGAGAATCTGGGGAGGAAAGAAGGAGAGCTACCATGGGTGTCATTCTGAAGTTCAGCACAGCGTGCTTCTCATTACCACATTTTTTTGTCTCTTTGAGGAACGGATACTCGATCTCCACAGCCTTAAGCATGTAAGAAAATGAGCAGCTATCATATTATCTAGTCATATTCTCAGGTGACCAAACCAAACTAGTCATATTCCCTGTTAGAAGTAGGAcacatatttcacaatgttcAACAAAATCACGATACTTAGCAAAACAGAAACCTAGAGAGGGATGAAGGCAAATCAGAAACAAATCAACAGAAAATTGGAACTAATAGAGGAGACGCAAACGGAATCTTGTATGTCCATGCTGGTGGAAAAAAGAACATTAAAGCAAccaaaactgaagaaaaaaaataatgttagtTCAATACAGAAATACAGTTCAATCAAAGAATCAACCAAAAGAACAAAAAGGTTCAACAAAGCCATGCCAGAATGTCCTGCTGTGATATCAGCTATGTCAATCTAGTCTACTGAAACGGTGTTTTCTCAAATCAAATCTCTAAGGTTAATGCTTAAGTCAGCAGGTGGTATTCCGGGCACTTTGTTTGAGCTTGTTTAGGCATGGATGCTTTTGAAAAGACACCTTTTTTTGAAATTACCTCTTAACTCCGTAGCTGGCGTTTAGTAAATTGTCGAGTCTGCAATGCAAGAGGGAGAGTGACGGAGGTGAAGATATTAGTTGCAAGATCCAACAACCAGAGCAAAGCGTTTTCATGGAGCCACTTCAGCCACCAGGGGGAGCCCTTTACTGGGCACCGCATCCACCAATCGTCAGGCGCGGCTCGCCCATCGCACTGACGCAGTGCTTACAGAGCCCTCAGGCGATGGATCGAGAGTACTGCGCGTATGTTTGTGCTGCGATGAATGCTTCTGAATGCATCTGTGCCATGACTGATTCACACACACTGTGTTTTATCTCTAAACAGGGCAGTTCTTTtaaaaatttacacactgaCTCAGTTAGACTCATTGTGATTTGTCAATCCCCCTGATGGCGTGAACGTGCTGCGGTTTAAAGGAAAACCGGCAGAGGAAGACTAGGGAGCGGCAGGGCTTCGGGCTGTGGGTGGGGGTAGTACCTGAAGCGCTGAGTCTGGTGGTGCAGAGGGCCAGTGTAGCGGCGAGCAGCTGTCTGGTAAAGCTGGGTAAGCAGGGCCTGTCCCGTCTTCTGACTGGGGTTGTTGGCAAACTTCACGGTGATGGGCTCGGCGGCACCCAGCGGCTTTTGACCGTTCAGGCCTTTGATGGCCTCCTCTGCCTCATTTCGCTTGTCGAACCGAATGAATCCTACTCCGCGCGATATACCTGCTCCGGACAGAAAGCGAAGTAATGTAAGCACCGTGAAT contains:
- the elavl3 gene encoding ELAV-like protein 3 isoform X7, with the protein product MVTIISTMETQVSNGPSGTSLPNGPVISTNGATDDSKTNLIVNYLPQNMTQEEFKSLFGSIGEIESCKLVRDKITGQSLGYGFVNYVDPNDADKAINTLNGLKLQTKTIKVSYARPSSASIRDANLYVSGLPKTMSQKDMEQLFSQYGRIITSRILVDQVTGISRGVGFIRFDKRNEAEEAIKGLNGQKPLGAAEPITVKFANNPSQKTGQALLTQLYQTAARRYTGPLHHQTQRFRFSPITIDSMTSLAGVNLTGPTGAGWCIFVYNLSPEADESVLWQLFGPFGAVTNVKVIRDFTTNKCKGFGFVTMTNYDEAAMAIASLNGYRLGDRVLQVSFKTSKQHKA